In the genome of Deltaproteobacteria bacterium, the window GGGGCTTTCCGTTGCAAGCATCGGGCTTATCGGTGTGGGAATATTTTTTCTGCTTTACGGAGATCCAAAAACCGCTGCCATAATAAACGGCTATGCTATGGGCGCATCCTCAATTGCCTTATTTGCAAGGGTCGGCGGCGGTATATTTACAAAGACAGCGGATGTAGGCTCTGATTTGGTCGGCAAGGTTGAGGCAGGCATCCCTGAGGATGACCCAAGAAATCCGGGCGTTATTGCAGATAATGTCGGAGACAATGTCGGCGATGTGGCAGGTCTTGGCGCGGATATATTTGAATCCTATGTAGGCTCTGTTGTCGCAACAATTGCAATAGGCGCAACAGCGCTTGCAGGCTCAAAGGTTGCAGAACTTGGTTCTGCAATGGCTCTTATGTCTTTGCCGATTGTCCTTATAATGGCAGGGCTTGTTGCATCTATAATAGGTATACTATCCATGAGCATACTTGAAAAATATAACCCTGCCGCAGCGCTTCGTTATGCAACATTTATAGCAGCAGGACTCTTTTTAATCTTCGGCTATGCAGTGGTTTACTTCCTTGATGTTAATAACGGGGTTTACTGGGCAGTGTTTTCAGGATGTGTCGGCGGCATTGCAATAGGGCTTTTAACAGAGCATTATACATCAGCAGGACCTGTTGAAAGGATTGCGCAGTCAAGCAATACAGGCGCTGCAACAAATATCATAACAGGTCTGGCAGTAGGGCTTGAAAGCACGGCGCTTCCTGTGCTTGCAATATGCGGAGCAATATTTATAGCAAATTATACAAGCGGTATTTACGGCATAGGCGTGTCAGCAGTCGGCATGCTTGCGACAGTAGGCATAATCATGAGCGTTGACGCATACGGACCAATTGCAGACAATGCAGGCGGCATATCAGAGATGAGCCATCTGGGAAAAGATGTTCGGGCGATTACAGACTCGCTTGATGCGCTCGGCAATACGACCGCTGCAATAGGAAAGGGTTTTGCAATAGGCTCTGCGGCATTGACTGCGCTTGCGCTATTCTCTGCATACAGTCAGGCAATAGTTGCAAAGACAGGCAAGGCATTTGATATTATTATAACAGACCCAAATGTTGTTATTGGTTTGCTAATAGGCGGCATTTTGCCGTTTTTCATCGGCGCGCTAACAATGACATCGGTCGGCAAGGCGGCATTTAAGATGGTAAATGAAATAAGGAGGCAGTTCAGGGAAATTCCCGGTCTTCTTGAAGGCAAAGAAGGCGTCAAGCCTGATGTTGCAAAGTGCATTGACATATCCACAAAGGCAGCCTTGACAGAGATGATAATACCGGGCGTGCTTGCGGTTGTAGCGCCTGTATTTGTCGGTTTTATCCTTGGCCCTGCTGCACTCGGCGGTATGCTGGCGGGTGCAACAGTTACAGGCGTGCTCCTTGCCATATTTATGGCGAACGCAGGCGGCGCATGGGATAATGCAAAAAAGTAGATTGAAAGAGGAAATCTTGGCGGAAAGGGCTCTGATGCGCATAAGGCAGCAGTTGTCGGTGATACAGTAGGAGACCCGTTTAAGGACACATCAGGTCCAGCAATGAATATTTTGATAAAACTTATGAGCATAGTTGCGCTGATTATTGCGCCGCTGTTGATATAGGGGTGGGGTGTGGGATGTGGAAAAAGATTTTCCTACCTCCCACTTCCCATTCTTTTATAAAGTTTCTTCAACTCCTTTTCAAAAGGCTTTTTTATAGCGCCCTTTTCTGTGATTATAGCGGTAATATACTTATTAGGTGTTACATCAAAGGCAGGGTTTTTTACCTTAATATTATCAGGTGCAATCTGTACATCCTTTATATGAGTAACCTCTTTTATATCCCTTTCTTCAATCGGGATTTTATCTCCGTTTTTAAGTTTCAAATCAATTGTTGAAAGAGGGGCTGCAACATAAAATGGTATCTTATGCTCCTTTGCTAAAACCGCAACTGAATATGTGCCGATTTTATTTGCGGTGTCGCCGTTTGCAGCAATCCTGTCAGCGCCTACGATTACTAAATCAATAATGCCTTTTTTCATCATATACCCTGCCATATTGTCTGTTATAAGAGTTGTATCAATGCCGTCTTTCATAAGTTCCCAGCAGGTTAGTCTTGAACCCTGTAAAAAGGGTCTTGTCTCATCAGCAAATACCTTTATCTTTTTACCTTCTTCTACTGCTGCCCTTATAACCCCGAGCGCTGTTCCATATCCAGCAGTTGCCAAAGCCCCTGCATTGCAGTGCGTTAAAACAGTATCACCATTTTTTATAAACCTACTGCCGTGTTTACCCATCTGTCTATTTATTTCAATGTCTTGTTCATGGATTGTCTTTGCCTCTTGGATAAGTCTTTGTTTTAGTTCCTCTATATTCAGTTTTGGATTTTTCCTTACAATAGATTTCATCCTCTCAACTGCCCAGAAGAGGTTTACTGCTGTTGGTCTTGTGGACGCTATGACCTTGCAAATCTTATCAAATTCTATGCAAAACCCCTTTTTATCTTTTGCATCTATATCCTTCGCACCAAGGGCAATGCCCATTGCAGCAGCGACACCAATTGCAGGCGCACCACGGACAACCATCTCCCTTATTGCTTCTGCCACATCAAGAAAATCAGTATATGTCCTATAGACCTCTTGAGCGGGCAGAAGCCTTTGGTCAATCATAATGACACTATTATCTTTCCATTCAATAGTCTTAAACATTTCTTTTAATCCTTGTAAAACCCGATGTTCCAATAACCTCAATATCTCCCAATATATCATCAAATAAAAGGTTTATACCCAGGGTATCACTTGATATATGTCCTGCTATTACAACATTTACATGATGTTTTTCAGCCTCTTTTTTATGGTCTTCACCTATATGCATACCTATGATTGTCCCTACTCCTGCGATTGAAAGTTTTTCAAAGATATTTTTACTCCCGCCTGTCCCGCCTGTCATGTCAACAAATACCTTGCCTGCCTTTCTTTTTTCTGAACCAATAAAAATCTTTGGTCCTGTCTTTTCACCCCTTGCCTTTTCATACTCAGGGATATCATACAGTATATCCATTATATCAGAAACCCTTTCAGGCTTTTTCTCATCAAAGATTTTCTGAAGAAATGATGTTACGGCATTATCAGTTGGGGTATGTATGCACATGAGAGGAATATCCAAAAGTCTTGCTGAATCAACTGCCCTTGTATGATTTACAGGCATCATCCTTCTTTCAACCTCTTTAATCCTTTCCTCCATCAAATCCTCTGCCACATTGATAGGGACACC includes:
- the mtnA gene encoding S-methyl-5-thioribose-1-phosphate isomerase, with the protein product MFKTIEWKDNSVIMIDQRLLPAQEVYRTYTDFLDVAEAIREMVVRGAPAIGVAAAMGIALGAKDIDAKDKKGFCIEFDKICKVIASTRPTAVNLFWAVERMKSIVRKNPKLNIEELKQRLIQEAKTIHEQDIEINRQMGKHGSRFIKNGDTVLTHCNAGALATAGYGTALGVIRAAVEEGKKIKVFADETRPFLQGSRLTCWELMKDGIDTTLITDNMAGYMMKKGIIDLVIVGADRIAANGDTANKIGTYSVAVLAKEHKIPFYVAAPLSTIDLKLKNGDKIPIEERDIKEVTHIKDVQIAPDNIKVKNPAFDVTPNKYITAIITEKGAIKKPFEKELKKLYKRMGSGR
- a CDS encoding NGG1p interacting factor NIF3 is translated as MKIGEIYERAVKRGIELDPRGKEEVLKELENAKKEFEELKESKRKYFDMERLTNPYADTRILYGGTDRDVKTAFVGIDMEVGEVLLADRLRGKGMAIDLIIAHHPEGRAMAALYEVMGMQTGILLKYGVPINVAEDLMEERIKEVERRMMPVNHTRAVDSARLLDIPLMCIHTPTDNAVTSFLQKIFDEKKPERVSDIMDILYDIPEYEKARGEKTGPKIFIGSEKRKAGKVFVDMTGGTGGSKNIFEKLSIAGVGTIIGMHIGEDHKKEAEKHHVNVVIAGHISSDTLGINLLFDDILGDIEVIGTSGFTRIKRNV